DNA sequence from the Sphingomonas sp. genome:
CAGGGCTGGACCGAGCCGATCGTCACATAGGAGCGGTCGGTGCGGTAGCCGAGAAACTCGCGGGCATGCTGGTTGATCGCCGCCGTATAGCCGGCATCGATGCCGAAGAAACTGGGGTCGTTGTCGGGCCGTTCGCCGGCATTGTCATAGTCGCGCCCGGTATAGCGACTGTCGAGCCGCCCGACGGTCAGTCCCCGGTCGCGCAGCAATTCCTTGTAGAAGCGCGATGGCAGGATGCGCAGGTCGGCATTTTCGATGAAGGTTTCGGAAAGGCCGGTGAAGCGCGCCAGCTCGCGACGCACCGACGCACGCTCCTCGGCGCCCAGCGCCTGGCCCTGGAGCAGGGCATGGGCATAGGGGCCCCGCGCAAAGCGCCGCGCTTCCTCGACGAAGGATGCGACCGAGCTCGCCTGCGCCTTGCCGTGATAGAGCGCCGTGGCAGCCATGGTCGGCAGGTTGAGGATGTGCGTGACCTCGTTGCCCGGCGTGTCCGCCCCCGCGCCGAAATCGAGGATGGTGGAGATGAGCAGCAGGCCGTTCAGCGACACGTCGTTATACGCGCCCTCGAGTTGGTTCACGACGGCGGCGGTGCGGGTCGTGCCATAGCTTTCGCCGCCCAGATATTTGGGCGAGTTCCAGCGGCCATTGTCGTTCAGCCACAGCCGGATGAACTGGGCGACCGACTGGGCATCGCGGGTGACGCCCCAGAAGTCCTGCGGGTTGGTGTCGCCCAGCGCGTGGGAGAAGCCGGTGCCGACCGGATCGATGAAGACCAGATCGGTGACGTCGAGCAGGCTGTGGGGATTGTCGACGATCGGATAAGGCGGCGCGCCGTCGTCGCTCCCATCCGAGGGAATCGCGACGTAGCGCGGGCCGAACGCGCCCATGTGCAGCCAGACCGAGCCGGAGCCGGGCCCGCCGTTGAACAGGAAGGTGACGGGCCGATTGGGATCGCGCGGCTCGCGGACATAGGAGGTGGAGAAGATCGCGGCGCGCGGCGTCCCGTCCTCGGCGCGCAGGAAGGTTTCGCCCGCCGTCGCGACATAGCTGATCCGCTGGCCGCCGAACGTGCCGGTGTGGCGCGTGACCGAGACATTGGGCTCGCGGTCGGCGGGCGGCCCCTTGGTCGCGGCGCGCGCTTCGCCCGAAGGCTGGGCGGCGACAGTGCCGGCGAGGCCGCCGGACAGGGCGAGGGCGGCGAGGATGGCGAAGCTGCGCTTGTTCAAAAGTCTCTCCCTGTTTTCGTCGGATCAGCGAGCCGGAATCCGGCCGGCCGGCCGCTTCATGTAGAATTCGCCGTAATAGGCTGCGGCGAAGGCTGCCGCCGGGGTCGCGACGATCGCGCCGATCAGCCCGAAGGCGAGCGCGAAGGCGAGCGTGAAGAAGATGATCAGCACCGGATGGACCTGCATCGTCGCGCCGCGAATCTTGGGCGCCACCACGCTACCGAGGATCTCGTTGCTGACCACGTAGAAGACCGCGATCCACACTGCCGTCATCGGCCCCTGGCCCAGCGCCAGCACGACCGGCGGGAAGGCCATCACATAGCCGCCGATGCGCGGTATGAAATCGGCGAAGAAGGCGAGCGCCGCCCAGACCAGCGCGCCGGGCACCTCCATCCAGGTGAGGAAGATCAGCACCGCGATCGCCTGCAGCGCGCCGACCACGAAGCTCGCCCGCGCCCAGCCGACCACCGAGCGCGCCGCGCGGCGATAGGCGCGCACGCCCGCCGCGCGATGCTCGACCGGCAGGCTGCCGATATAGGCTTTCACGATCGGCTCCGGGTCCAGCACGATATAGGCGATGGTGCTGAGGAAGATGATCGTCACCGCGATGCCGCCGACCAGCGAGAGCGAGAAGGTGCCGACGCCGGAGAAGATATTGAGCGCCGTGGGCACCAGATTGGCGCCGCTGCCGTCCAGCCGCGCGAAGCCCTGCAGGTCGGGATAATTGGCGAGCAGTCCGGCGATCTCGCGCTCAACCTCGCGGATCAGACCGGGCAGCCCGTTCACCAGCAGCACGACCTGCTCGACCAGGCGGGGAATGACCAGCCAACCCAGCAGCACCAGCGACCCGAAGAAGAGCAGCAGCACCAGCGGCGCGGCGAAATGGCGCGACATGCCCCGCCGCACGAACCAGTCGACCGGCGCGGCGAGCGCGATCGCGACCACGGCGGCGAAGAAGAGCAGCAGGATCGCCATCGCGATCTTGGCGAGGAACCACAGGACGACGACCGCCGCCGCGCCCGCCACCACCAGCCCCACCGCCGAGACGGCGGGGCGCTGCGCTATCGGTTCCGGCGGCGCTTTGGGCATGGCGATGGCTTAGGGTCCGCACTCGATATCCGCAATGGTCGTGATCGTCCCTCCGGCCGGGAAGATTTCGCCCCCGCCTGTCCCGATCGGGCACAGCCGGGACAAGGCGCTTGCCCCGGCGACTGAGGCGGCGTGAAAGTTGGCCGCATGACCAGCGCGCTGACGAGTCGGAATCTGTGGATCGCGGTGAAGCTCGCCATGTTCGCGGTGGGCGCCGCGCTCCTGTTCCAGTCCGCGCCGCAGCTCGTCTCCGCCACAAATCCCGCACCGCAGGCTGTCCCCGCACCGGCGCCGGCGCAGCATGTCCACACCGCGTCCGCAGAGACGCCCGCCGGCACGCCGCGCCTCACCGGCATCGACGTCCGGCAGGAGCTGGACGTGCCGCACTGGCTCGGTCCCGGCGAATATGTCTGGGCGGGGGAGACCGCGCCGGCCGAAGGCGAGACGATCGTCGTCGTCAACCTGCGCGCCCGGGTCCTCTCCGTGTATCGCGCCGGGGTCGAAATCGGCCGCTCCAGCCTGATCTACGGCGCCGACAACAAGCCGACGCCGACGGGCAGCTTCCCGATCCTGCAGAAGCGTGCCGATCACTGGTCCAACCTCTACGACGCGCCGATGCCGCATATGCTGCGCCTCACCTGGGACGGCGTCGCCGTCCACGGCTCGCCCGCGCTGGCCGACGACATGGCGACGCGCGGCTGCGTCGGCCTGCCGCGCGATTTCGCCCGGCTGCTGTTCGATGTCGTGAACGTGGGCGACCGCGTGGTGATCTGGGACGGCGAAACCGCGCTCGACGTGTCGCAGGCCTGATCCGGCGCGGGCCCGCTTGACAGTTTTCCGGCCTCTCTCCACATCCCGCGCATGACCAACGAACCGATGCTCTGCCCGCTCGATCGCACCCCGCTCACCATGTCGGAGCGGCAGGGGATCGAGATCGATTATTGCCCCACCTGCCGCGGCGTCTGGCTGGACCGGGGCGAGCTCGACAAGATCATCGAGCGCAGCAACGCGTCCCTCGCCCCGCCGCCGCGCCAGCCCGAGCCGCGCCACGGCCGCGACCCGTATCGCGACGACGACCGCCGCTATCCGAAGCGCCGCAAGTCCTTCCTCGAAGAGCTGTTCGACTAGGGTGCGTTTGGCACCGCGACGCTCTACAAGGCGGGCATGACGCTCACCCATCTCGGCCAGCACAGCCCGCTGCCCGCCTCGCCGGACGAGGCGGTGCTGGATTATGTGCCCAATCCCC
Encoded proteins:
- a CDS encoding L,D-transpeptidase family protein, giving the protein MFAVGAALLFQSAPQLVSATNPAPQAVPAPAPAQHVHTASAETPAGTPRLTGIDVRQELDVPHWLGPGEYVWAGETAPAEGETIVVVNLRARVLSVYRAGVEIGRSSLIYGADNKPTPTGSFPILQKRADHWSNLYDAPMPHMLRLTWDGVAVHGSPALADDMATRGCVGLPRDFARLLFDVVNVGDRVVIWDGETALDVSQA
- a CDS encoding peptidase S10; this encodes MLAALALSGGLAGTVAAQPSGEARAATKGPPADREPNVSVTRHTGTFGGQRISYVATAGETFLRAEDGTPRAAIFSTSYVREPRDPNRPVTFLFNGGPGSGSVWLHMGAFGPRYVAIPSDGSDDGAPPYPIVDNPHSLLDVTDLVFIDPVGTGFSHALGDTNPQDFWGVTRDAQSVAQFIRLWLNDNGRWNSPKYLGGESYGTTRTAAVVNQLEGAYNDVSLNGLLLISTILDFGAGADTPGNEVTHILNLPTMAATALYHGKAQASSVASFVEEARRFARGPYAHALLQGQALGAEERASVRRELARFTGLSETFIENADLRILPSRFYKELLRDRGLTVGRLDSRYTGRDYDNAGERPDNDPSFFGIDAGYTAAINQHAREFLGYRTDRSYVTIGSVQPWDWRIGGGRDNDVYLNVTPYIGRAMRENSGLRVFVGQGYYDFATPFYAAEYALSRTGIPQDRIQFAYYESGHMMYVREQDRAQLSRDIRAFIRAR
- a CDS encoding zf-TFIIB domain-containing protein → MTNEPMLCPLDRTPLTMSERQGIEIDYCPTCRGVWLDRGELDKIIERSNASLAPPPRQPEPRHGRDPYRDDDRRYPKRRKSFLEELFD
- a CDS encoding AI-2E family transporter, which produces MPKAPPEPIAQRPAVSAVGLVVAGAAAVVVLWFLAKIAMAILLLFFAAVVAIALAAPVDWFVRRGMSRHFAAPLVLLLFFGSLVLLGWLVIPRLVEQVVLLVNGLPGLIREVEREIAGLLANYPDLQGFARLDGSGANLVPTALNIFSGVGTFSLSLVGGIAVTIIFLSTIAYIVLDPEPIVKAYIGSLPVEHRAAGVRAYRRAARSVVGWARASFVVGALQAIAVLIFLTWMEVPGALVWAALAFFADFIPRIGGYVMAFPPVVLALGQGPMTAVWIAVFYVVSNEILGSVVAPKIRGATMQVHPVLIIFFTLAFALAFGLIGAIVATPAAAFAAAYYGEFYMKRPAGRIPAR